In Hymenobacter volaticus, the genomic window CTCCAAGTGCATACGAACTTGTAATCATGCCTTCCACCAGCAAGTGCGGCAGTTTCGACATCAACTGGCGGTCCTTGAAAGTGCCCGGCTCTGATTCGTCAGCGTTGCAGACGAGGTAGCGTGGCACGCCTTCTGGCTTGGCCAGGAAGCTCCACTTCATACCGGTAGGGAAGCCAGCGCCGCCGCGCCCACGTAGGCCCGACTTCTTCACTTCTTCCACCACCTCATCGGGGGTCATCGTCTTCAGCGCTTTCTCCACCGAGCGGTAGCCGCCATGTTTGCGGTATACCTCAAAGGTATCGATGCCTTCAACGTTAATATGTTCGGTCAGCAGTTTGCGTCCCATAGGTTGTAGCGGTTGGCTGAAAGACGTTAATTGTTAGCCAGGGCGTTCGACAAGCCAGTTTCTTCCCACGGTAAAGCCGGACGGTGGACCTGGTTGCGCAGTTCGGTGAGCATGGCATCTACCGCAGCCGGAGTATCCAGCTGCTCGTAGTATTTCTCCCGAACCTGCACGATGGGGGCGAAGCCACAAGCCGCCAAGCATTCCACTTCCTTGAGCGTGAAGAGGCCGTCGGGAGAGGTTGCGCCGTTCACTTTCGCGCCAGTGATGCGCTCCAAGTGAGCGGTTAGCTCGTCGGAGCCGCGCAACATGCAAGGGCCCGTACGGCAGATTTCCAGCACGTGCTTACCAACTGGCTTGAGGTTGAACATGGTGTAGAAAGACGACACCTCGTACACCTCAATGGGTTTGATGCCAATAACCTCGGCTACCAAATCCTGCACCTCCGGGCTCACCCAACCACCAAATTCGGCCTGCGCAATGTGCAGGACTGGCAGCAACGCCGACTTGCGGCGCTCCGGTGGATACTGCTTGCAAATGCGTTCAATCTCCGCTTTAGCGGCTTCGGAAAATTGCGGCTTAACGCTCGTCGTCTCCATGTACTTACTTGAAATCAACAAAAACTACGCGTCCAGCTCGC contains:
- a CDS encoding NADH-quinone oxidoreductase subunit NuoE family protein, producing the protein METTSVKPQFSEAAKAEIERICKQYPPERRKSALLPVLHIAQAEFGGWVSPEVQDLVAEVIGIKPIEVYEVSSFYTMFNLKPVGKHVLEICRTGPCMLRGSDELTAHLERITGAKVNGATSPDGLFTLKEVECLAACGFAPIVQVREKYYEQLDTPAAVDAMLTELRNQVHRPALPWEETGLSNALANN